A stretch of Episyrphus balteatus chromosome 2, idEpiBalt1.1, whole genome shotgun sequence DNA encodes these proteins:
- the LOC129912110 gene encoding uncharacterized protein LOC129912110: MSLSGGLPSDGTDAPSVKNSSPQIMSISLIRQNIVTVEKLRERVRQVLKCVINLHIDILVLESNVNQLIDECKEFNADLLEVDRLDKLISTLRDYNGPTICHEWPYPLLTNATIDEADIAQTSLSSSRLSLLTTVAEDLKT; encoded by the exons ATGAGTCTCTCCGGTGGTTTGCCCTCAGATGGTACTGACGCGCCTAGTGTGAAAAATTCGTCACCACAAATAATGTCAATTAGTCTCATTAGACAAAATATAGTGACAGTTGAGAAGTTACGCGAACGCGTACGTCAAGTGTTGAAATGTGTTATAAATTTGCACATAGATATTTTg GTCCTCGAATCAAATGTTAATCAACTAATCGATGAATGTAAAGAATTTAATGCAGATCTCTTAGAAGTTGATCGATTGGATAAACTTATTTCAACACTACGAGACTACAATGGACCCACAATATGTCATGAATGGCCATATCCATTATTAACGAATGCAACCATCGATGAAGCCGACATTGCACAAACTTCCCTCTCATCATCTAGATTGAGTCTCTTAACGACTGTAGCTGAAGAtcttaaaacataa
- the LOC129912115 gene encoding DEP domain-containing protein DDB_G0279099: MSISKLRGKSALGRSTTTTSHSTTLANNNNNNNLSNNNNNSNNKLTKSSYIPQTSLLKIEPFVPSLNARLRRPIHRSYSTLSSSYFKKLTNQQNHHRLNGPNVDALKARGKEVTSFQRQRSKSSGSTSSSVANPLATSTVVTQQPNGVCRIVRSPKEQEKLPDRINYDRRGLGAIPIFENEPNLRLLSLQHNLINVFHIPQQGGATDKQTHQSDDEAAKQLEKDATTNNISKAKLLNSTRNSINKRSPSPMVTVGPPNSLQTRFSPSLGNEGSKSSRLIIKNSIILNTSSNTINTMKKSKSFISNYSKHLSSLKKNLHSKCSMVRVMDSSIRQSPGSLDVSPCESPVDVLNVKNNQLLTSYGEIFQNLVFLDLYDNQIEKISNLDGLTNLTVLLLGKNRISDMTGLASLKNTLRVLDLHGNRIISIGNKINCLQELKSLNLAGNQIRQINQNDFMGLMNLRELNLKRNKIKRVNGFNHLTSLERLWLCHNDLHKVEDMSSIAKAINLLEVTIENNPVSLAGDCVSFLVSYLPKLQMLSQMPITEQVRRAAMAWRRNKELSDSNYSTLSSDVFSSIRREEVISNARTNWELLRSQQTLHKNSSSAAASVVVVNSIPEVVPPSSQETVSSSPIVAEIQQEAVKLPPIQGQNQNQNPFGSNAPSEKTHSSASSLGPNVDSSSSYFSSDNEDRDMSTRPKEKRHRDKAREDSKGIHPTENKETNENGSEPAGHEEAVVEETIDSAMMLGVDSTPTNVATTVIQNPSVTIVSQSTATTINNGSSAMNLEKSSSSSLPTGTAVSATVAGVAPSKSQHQQQHRNPTMSLAINGNNNPGITSNPNVTTKRYMHGSLMRSQTTKPASSVVAGSAIATATSAVAGAAANRASAQLSHHNSTANNGVATSGSGNGLGNGGTGGGSSSNNNSTAAGGVTSSSSCNNGASNTAAANKTSTTISASSATASTTATIGTTTTKQVVEREREQGGDYLIEICGRYLNVYGTGALRFIDKQWSAQKAGDVHTLNFSYINFNSITAVLGRVKARFPHAEHFVFRETNISCLGQLNAMAELQGITSLTIDSEGNPICGKDWRLYAVYRLSHWGLKTINGQEVSEDEMNAAQQVYVGLSDLVLWSMPDGMLQPLLGRLRLEENCSSSKLTPKEWLLKADNALKVVVGKEALQWKKTASGDFENTTTRERGRMHFSLMIENTCNAVEKLNLLEELWPSLLLDIVRNTLLDYSQLDVYLKNLMSEIMK, from the coding sequence ATGTCTATTTCGAAGCTGCGTGGCAAATCAGCCCTTGGACGTTCAACAACCACAACTAGCCATAGCACAACTTTagccaataacaacaacaacaacaaccttagcaacaacaataacaatagTAACAATAAACTAACTAAATCCTCCTACATACCTCAGACGTCACTGCTGAAAATCGAACCGTTTGTTCCTAGTCTCAATGCGAGACTCCGTCGACCAATTCACAGATCCTACAGCACCCTTAGTTCTAGTTACTTTAAGAAACTCACCAATCAACAAAATCATCATCGTTTGAATGGACCAAATGTTGATGCTTTGAAAGCACGAGGTAAAGAAGTCACATCATTCCAAAGACAAAGATCAAAGTCTTCTGGTTCAACATCATCGTCAGTGGCGAATCCATTAGCGACATCTACTGTCGTTACCCAACAACCAAATGGAGTTTGTCGAATTGTACGAAGTCCCAAGGAGCAGGAGAAACTCCCGGACCGAATTAACTACGACCGTCGTGGATTGGGAGCCAttccaattttcgaaaacgaacCGAATCTCAGGTTACTCTCTTTGCAGCATAATCTAATAAACGTTTTCCATATTCCACAGCAAGGTGGCGCCACTGATAAGCAGACTCATCAGTCTGATGATGAAGCAGCAAAGCAGTTGGAGAAAGATGCAACTACTAATAATATCTCAAAGGCCAAATTATTGAATAGCACTCGAAATTCCATCAACAAGAGGTCTCCATCGCCTATGGTCACTGTCGGACCTCCTAACTCCCTCCAGACCCGATTTAGTCCGTCCCTAGGGAATGAGGGGAGTAAATCTAGTCGACTTATCATCAAAAACTCTATAATCTTGAATACCTCTTCGAATACTATTAACACCATGAAGAAATCCAAGAGTTTCATCTCAAATTACTCGAAGCACCTTTCAAGCTTGAAGAAAAACCTTCATTCGAAATGCTCCATGGTTCGAGTGATGGATAGCAGCATTCGTCAATCACCGGGTTCTCTCGATGTGAGTCCTTGTGAAAGTCCCGTAGATGTTCTCAATGTCAAGAACAATCAACTGCTAACTTCATACGGAGAGATATTCCAGAACTTGGTGTTTCTTGACCTCTATGACAACCAAATCGAGAAGATCTCAAACCTAGATGGATTGACCAATCTTACAGTTTTACTTTTGGGCAAAAACCGTATCAGTGACATGACGGGTTTGGCATCTCTAAAAAACACCCTTCGAGTCCTTGATTTGCATGGCAACCGAATAATTTCTAttggaaacaaaataaattgcctGCAAGAATTGAAATCTTTGAACCTAGCTGGAAACCAAATCCGACAGATAAACCAAAATGACTTCATGGGCTTAATGAACCTCCGCGAATTGAACTTAAAACGGAACAAGATTAAACGAGTAAATGGTTTCAATCACTTGACAAGCCTTGAGCGCCTGTGGTTATGCCACAACGATTTGCACAAAGTCGAGGATATGTCGTCCATAGCCAAAGCTATAAACCTTCTCGAAGTGACCATCGAGAATAATCCAGTATCGCTAGCTGGCGATTGTGTGTCGTTTTTGGTGAGTTACCTACCTAAGCTGCAAATGCTCAGCCAAATGCCTATAACTGAGCAAGTACGTCGCGCCGCCATGGCTTGGCGTCGGAATAAGGAACTCTCAGACAGTAACTATTCAACCTTATCGTCGGATGTTTTCAGTAGCATTCGAAGGGAGGAGGTGATTTCAAATGCACGAACCAACTGGGAATTGCTTCGGTCACAGCAGACCCTTCATAAGAATTCGTCATCGGCGGCCGCTTCGGTGGTAGTGGTAAATTCTATCCCGGAAGTAGTGCCACCATCATCACAAGAGACTGTCTCTTCCAGTCCGATTGTGGCGGAAATTCAACAGGAAGCTGTCAAACTTCCACCTATTCAGGGTCAAAACCAAAATCAAAATCCTTTCGGATCGAATGCTCCATCGGAAAAAACACACTCGTCTGCTTCCAGTTTGGGGCCGAACGTTGACTCATCCTCGAGTTATTTTAGTTCAGACAATGAAGACCGTGACATGTCAACACGTCCTAAAGAAAAACGCCATCGTGACAAGGCTCGTGAGGATTCAAAAGGAATTCATCCAACAGAGAACAAAGAAACAAACGAGAATGGCAGCGAGCCTGCAGGACACGAAGAGGCGGTGGTGGAGGAAACAATAGATTCAGCGATGATGTTGGGAGTAGATTCCACACCCACCAATGTCGCTACCACAGTCATTCAAAATCCTTCTGTAACAATTGTGTCACAATCGACTGCAACCACTATTAACAACGGTAGCAGCGCAATGAATCTGGAGaaatcatcatcgtcgtcattGCCAACTGGAACGGCAGTATCTGCAACAGTAGCAGGGGTAGCTCCATCTAAGtcacaacatcaacaacaacatagAAATCCAACGATGAGCCTAGCGATTAATGGCAACAATAATCCTGGCATCACATCGAATCCAAATGTCACAACAAAACGTTACATGCATGGCAGCCTAATGAGATCCCAAACAACAAAGCCTGCCTCTTCTGTTGTTGCTGGTAGTGCCATCGCCACCGCCACCTCCGCTGTTGCTGGTGCTGCCGCCAATCGAGCATCAGCACAACTAAGCCACCACAATTCGACCGCAAATAATGGAGTTGCAACCTCTGGGTCGGGTAATGGCCTCGGGAACGGAGGCACTGGCGGTGGTTCTTCTTCGAATAACAACAGCACAGCAGCTGGTGGCGTGACTTCGTCGTCGTCCTGCAACAATGGAGCCTCCAATACTGCCGCCGCAAATAAAACATCGACAACTATTTCTGCCTCTAGTGCTACAGCCTCAACAACCGCCACTATTGGGACCACCACAACTAAGCAGGTAGTGGAACGGGAACGCGAACAGGGTGGAGATTATTTGATAGAGATTTGCGGCCGTTATCTCAACGTATACGGTACGGGAGCGTTACGCTTTATTGACAAGCAATGGAGCGCCCAGAAGGCTGGCGATGTGCATACGCTTAATTTTAGCTACATCAACTTCAATAGCATCACAGCGGTGCTGGGAAGGGTCAAAGCTCGGTTTCCGCATGCGGAGCACTTTGTTTTTCGCGAAACGAATATCTCGTGCTTGGGCCAATTGAATGCAATGGCCGAACTACAAGGCATCACCTCGCTGACCATTGATTCAGAGGGGAATCCTATTTGCGGCAAAGACTGGCGGCTCTATGCCGTCTATCGATTGTCGCACTGGGGCCTAAAGACTATCAATGGACAGGAAGTTAGCGAGGACGAGATGAACGCTGCTCAGCAGGTGTATGTTGGCCTATCGGATTTGGTGCTGTGGTCGATGCCAGATGGTATGTTGCAGCCTTTGTTGGGACGCCTCAGGCTCGAGGAGAATTGTTCGTCGAGCAAATTGACGCCTAAAGAATGGTTACTAAAAGCCGACAATGCTTTGAAAGTGGTGGTGGGTAAGGAGGCTCTGCAATGGAAGAAAACCGCGAGTGGGGACTTTGAAAATACCACGACTAGGGAGCGTGGCCGTATGCATTTTTCTCTGATGATTGAGAATACGTGTAATGCTGTGGAGAAACTTAATCTGTTGGAGGAGTTGTGGCCCAGTTTATTGTTGGATATTGTTAGAAACACTTTATTAGATTACTCACAGCTGGatgtttatttgaagaattTGATGTCGGAAATAATGAAGTGA